A genome region from Anastrepha obliqua isolate idAnaObli1 chromosome 4, idAnaObli1_1.0, whole genome shotgun sequence includes the following:
- the LOC129244381 gene encoding jerky protein homolog-like: MSAKRKRIVVSMDTRLKVLRQIDNGESVAKICVEFNVGKGTVNDWRRDKRSIEEFCSKMESDKNLGSRCTRKKPICEVVDKALWIWFLQERRRCTPIGSPILKEKALAIHQKINIGGDFVASDGWLNRWKKRQGIHFAHNSRLSFGEMVKTQELSPEQVYNMDETGLNIRMLPETTFLGSHEQSASGFKKNKERITVAFCSNAAGTHKIPLFVIGKSAKPRAFKNLNPSSLPVYYKSQKSAWMNSDLFKEWFNLEFVSKVKKHLKSVNLSIKAILVLDNAPTHPHDCAVDDIKLVYLPPNVTSLVQPMDQGVIESLKRRYRRKLVSEILQRSESEDKGLLQVIKKINIKDVIYILATAFQEMPSSAFVKSWRKLWPDVENLIVISNIAGTEGEENKSTLQDLQKLSGNESLQAVDVEIWMINCDEHLENEFLNGDEIIDLANKEQEEDDESSDVEEEKTVSHEKAKNVMEIALKYIEQHHESTALDVLGFSASVDVTSTDEFDDMHEGNDLKLAE, encoded by the exons ATGAGTGCAAAGCGCAAACGAATTGTGGTTTCGATGGATACACGTTTAAAAGTGCTAAGGCAGATTGATAATGGTGAATCCGTAGCGAAAATATGTGTAGAATTTAATGTTGGAAAAGGCACTGTAAATGACTGGCGAAGAGATAAGCGTTCCATTGAGGAGTTTTGCTCCAAAATGGAATCTGATAAAAATCTGGGTAGCCGTTgtacgagaaaaaaaccgatttgcGAGGTCGTCGATAAAGCTTTGTGGATCTGGTTTCTTCAGGAACGTCGAAGATGTACACCGATTGGCAgcccaattttgaaagaaaaagctttGGCTATCCACCAGAAGATTAATATTGGAGGTGACTTTGTGGCAAGTGATGGTTGGCTTAATCGATGGAAGAAGCGACAAGGAATTCATTTCGCACAT AATTCAAGACTAAGTtttggtgaaatggttaaaacaCAGGAATTATCTCCAGAACAAGTCTATAATATGGACGAGACCGGGCTAAACATTAGAATGTTaccagaaacaacttttttaggCAGTCATGAACAGTCTGCCTCtggcttcaaaaagaacaaagaacGTATTACAGTGGCCTTTTGTTCGAATGCAGCAGGGACTCATAAAATTCCTCTTTTCGTTATTGGCAAGTCTGCTAAACCACGGGCATTCAAAAACTTGAATCCATCTTCCCTTCCGGTTTATTATAAGTCGCAAAAATCAGCGTGGATGAATTCAGACTTGTTTAAAGAGTGGTTTAATTTGGAGTTTgtttcaaaagttaaaaaacatttaaaaagtgtaaacttGTCTATTAAAGCAATTCTTGTGTTAGATAATGCTCCAACCCATCCTCATGACTGCGCTGTAGAtgacataaaattagtttatcttCCTCCTAATGTGACAAGCTTAGTGCAACCAATGGACCAAGGAGTGATCGAAAGCTTAAAAAGACGATACAGGCGTAAACTTGTTTCTGAAATTCTGCAACGTTCGGAGAGTGAAGACAAAGGTCTTTTACAAGTCATCAAAAAGATCAATATCAAGGACGTTATCTATATCTTAGCTACAGCATTTCAAGAAATGCCCTCTTCAGCGTTTGTTAAGTCTTGGAGAAAACTTTGGCCAGATGTTGAGAATCTAATTGTGATCTCGAATATTGCAGGGACTGAAggagaagaaaacaaatctacTTTACAAGACCTTCAAAAGTTATCAGGTAACGAATCATTACAGGCAGTAGATGTGGAAATTTGGATGATAAACTGTGACGAACaccttgaaaatgaatttttgaatggtGACGAAATCATAGATTTAGCAAACAAAgaacaagaggaagatgatgagAGTAGTGACGTTGAAGAGGAGAAAACAGTTTCtcatgaaaaagcaaaaaatgtgatggaaattgcattgaaatacaTTGAGCAGCATCATGAGTCAACAGCATTAGACGTTTTG GGCTTTTCAGCAAGTGTGGACGTTACTTCCACCGATGAGTTTGATGACATGCATGAAGGTAACGATTTAAAGCTTGCAGAATAA